The stretch of DNA CAGTCCATGTCGGCGTATTGCGGCGCTCCTCAAGGTCGAAACCAAGCACGTGCCGAATTATCGCCGCGGTCTCCTCTACATCGCTCGTCAGACGCGCAGAGCCAACGAAAGGAAGCGGGTCCTCGCCCACGGATCGCGCGAAGTCGCGGTACCACTCCTGGCGCTGCTGGCAAATGTAGACGGTGTCGAGCAGGTCCGGGCTCGGGCTTCCGATGTACTGGCTGCCCGCGGTGCGGAAGTCCGGGATCGGAACGCTCTCTATGGGTGGTTCCTGGAGGAAGAGAAAGCCGACGGGTGTGTGCATGGCCTTGGCGAAACGCTCGATCTGCTTGAGCGTCGGAAGAGGCTCGCCGCTCTCCCAGGCAGCAAGCTGCGGAAAGCGGTGCGTGAGCATACCAACGTCGAACCCGGCACGCTTGCACGCCCAGCGCAGCAATTCCGGTTTCACCTTGACACGCATCATCCCGGCATCCTTATTCACTATTCACCTCTAGCCTCATAACCCCCCTTGACAAGCCAATGTTTAGCTGTATGATTGTATGTCATGCGAGGCGGGAAACGCAATGGAGCCGGCGCCCCACGAGGCAACCTCAATCGCCTCTCCCATGGGGCCAGGTCGGAGACTGTTCAGTCAGCCATCACCCGCGCGCTTCAAGACCCCAAGGGACGTGCCAAGGTGCTAGAGATCGTCCGACGCTATTCCCAACCACTGACCACGGAGACACAGTCATGAAAAACGTTTGGATAAACTCTATTACCATATCTTGTTTTCGAGTCCGTGCCATGGGCTTTATTATAACACCCGGTGCCCCACAGGGGGCATCATCTTCAGAGGCTTCCTGGGCCCTTATTGGTTTCTGCGGTGAGCAGCTTTCCTTTGGATACTGTAATGGGTGATGACAACTAAATTTGATGTCGGTGCTGGCTCTATTCATACGGCAGGCGAAATGCCTGCCAATACCTGGATCATTTTCAAAGATTTCCCACGTGCCGTTGTCATGATGGGCGTCAGTGTCTATAATGGCCACCTTTTTCACTCCGAAGTGGCGTCTCAGCTCATGGATGGCTATAGCGGTGCCGTTGAAGTAGCATCCGCCACCGAAGAAATTGCCGCCGGCATGATGATCGCCGTATCCGGTGAAGACAAAGGCATTATCTATCTCATTGCGCCATATCCTGATGGCTGCTGAGACTGTGCCTGCTGCCGAAAAGAGCGCCCCCTCATATTCGCCACTGGCCTTAACTTGACGGACCATCTCCGGGGTATGGACTTGATGGAGGATTTCCTCAGAGATGGGCTCCAGTTCGAAAGATGAGGGAGGTTTCAGGGGGTAGAAGGCATCATAGAGGAAGACGTTGTCCTTATCCAGATTCCTTCCAGCGCCTGAGGAAAGTCGCGGAGTCTCTCACCATACTGATAATGGAAGAATATGCCGGTTCGGCGTCTAAGCATTCCCTGATGTCAACTGCTCCAGTGTCTTACGATATGTCTCGTAGGTTGTAGCATCAAAGAGGACGAAGACTACCTCGTTCAAGGATTCTTCCTGGCGGAGGAAGCTGATGACTGTCTGAAGGGCTATATCTGCGGCTGGTTCAACAGGGTAGCCATAGGCGCCGGTGCTTATGGAAGGGAATGAGACGCTCTTCAAGCCATTGGCCATTGCTATCTTGAGGCTTTCTCGGTAGGCACTGGCCAGAAGGTCGGACTCGCTGCGGTGACCACCGTGCCAGACAGGACCCACGGTGTGGATGACGTATCTTGCCCCCAGTCTCCCTCCTGTGGTGATGACAGCCTTGCCAGTTGGCAGCCGGCCCTGCCTGGAAACGATCTGTTTACATTCTTCAAGGATAGCCGGCCCTCCAGCACGGTGAATGGCACCATCAACCCCGCCACCGCCCATCAGGCTGGAGTTGGCGGCGTTAACTATGGCATCTGTACTCTGACTAGTAATGTCCCCCTGAACGAGTGAGAGCCTGGTCTTATTGATGGTTACTCTCATTTCCGTTAGCTCTTCTTGTC from Chloroflexota bacterium encodes:
- a CDS encoding O-acetyl-ADP-ribose deacetylase; protein product: MDRQEELTEMRVTINKTRLSLVQGDITSQSTDAIVNAANSSLMGGGGVDGAIHRAGGPAILEECKQIVSRQGRLPTGKAVITTGGRLGARYVIHTVGPVWHGGHRSESDLLASAYRESLKIAMANGLKSVSFPSISTGAYGYPVEPAADIALQTVISFLRQEESLNEVVFVLFDATTYETYRKTLEQLTSGNA